In Stenotrophomonas sp. 169, one DNA window encodes the following:
- a CDS encoding DUF3488 and transglutaminase-like domain-containing protein gives MTEPASLLDRHARGWALASTALALLPLLLQLPTLLASAIAGTAVLTALVSRRGLLPVPVRLLLVVAMLALIYAQMGMRPGRDTGCALLAAMLAIKSSELRTLRDARSLLGFALFAPFAAFLLDQGPITTVLAVLAGTCALLALQRLAQAEGHAPPPALRTQLRGVMRLLLIGLPLAMATFWLFPRLSQPLWGLPERAVARPGLSDSMEPGQWLDLMADDTPALRAQFRGPVPAAEQRYWRGPVLSRFDGRRWQRDRGLEQAPPAAVQPGAQRWDYTIDYEPTDRRQLVALDLPGAAPEGSRLTADYSLVSDRPLSALTRWTLQSAPPQVFAGDLSPFQRELALQLPANFNPRTAALARQWRAQAGTDDAALVRRSLEWIRAEFAYSLETPLPGRNAVDEFLFDQKVGFCEHFSSAFVVLMRNAGVPARVVTGFAGGVRNPIGDYWVVRRMDAHAWAEVWLAGRGWVRVDPTAAVAPERIYDTLDDRLGANPGGVQGAWLQTGQALDWLRRGWNDLVLSFDANRQQHLLRTFGMPDLKPGQLIIGFVVIALLAVGAMAWVLARGERERDPLLRAWHRLGRRYARRGLGREPAEPAMDWARRVHAQRSDPALLALSQRFVDARYAGTHVDHASLLVDLRRHRPTSGATP, from the coding sequence ATGACTGAACCCGCCTCTTTGCTGGATCGCCACGCACGCGGTTGGGCATTGGCCAGCACCGCGCTGGCCTTGCTTCCGCTGTTGTTGCAGTTGCCCACGCTGCTGGCGTCGGCCATTGCCGGCACGGCGGTGCTGACCGCGCTGGTATCGCGTCGCGGCCTGCTTCCGGTGCCCGTGAGATTGCTGCTGGTGGTGGCGATGCTGGCGTTGATCTACGCGCAGATGGGCATGCGGCCTGGACGCGATACCGGCTGCGCGCTGCTGGCGGCCATGCTGGCGATCAAATCCAGCGAACTGCGCACGCTGCGTGATGCCCGCAGCCTGCTCGGCTTTGCTTTGTTCGCGCCGTTCGCCGCCTTCCTGCTGGACCAGGGACCGATCACCACCGTGCTGGCGGTACTGGCCGGCACCTGCGCTCTGCTGGCCCTGCAGCGCTTGGCACAGGCCGAAGGACATGCACCGCCACCGGCCCTGCGCACGCAACTACGCGGCGTGATGCGCCTGTTGCTGATCGGCCTGCCGCTGGCGATGGCCACGTTCTGGCTGTTCCCGCGGCTGTCGCAGCCGTTGTGGGGTCTGCCCGAGCGGGCGGTCGCCCGACCCGGCCTGTCCGACAGCATGGAACCCGGGCAATGGCTGGATCTGATGGCCGACGACACCCCCGCCCTGCGCGCGCAGTTCCGCGGGCCGGTGCCGGCGGCCGAACAGCGCTACTGGCGCGGCCCCGTGCTGAGCCGTTTCGACGGGCGCCGCTGGCAGCGCGATCGCGGCCTGGAACAGGCCCCGCCGGCAGCGGTACAGCCCGGTGCGCAGCGCTGGGACTACACCATCGATTACGAACCCACCGACCGCCGGCAGCTGGTCGCGCTGGATCTGCCCGGCGCAGCGCCCGAAGGCAGCCGGCTGACAGCGGACTACAGCCTGGTCAGCGACCGCCCGCTGAGCGCACTGACCCGATGGACGCTGCAGTCCGCCCCCCCGCAGGTATTTGCCGGCGACCTGTCACCGTTTCAGCGCGAACTGGCCCTGCAGCTGCCTGCCAACTTCAACCCGCGCACCGCCGCACTGGCAAGGCAATGGCGCGCGCAGGCCGGCACCGATGACGCCGCACTGGTACGCCGCAGCCTGGAGTGGATACGCGCCGAGTTTGCGTACTCGCTGGAAACCCCGCTGCCGGGTCGCAACGCCGTGGACGAATTCCTGTTCGACCAGAAGGTGGGATTTTGTGAACACTTCAGCTCTGCCTTCGTGGTGCTGATGCGCAATGCGGGGGTGCCGGCACGCGTGGTGACCGGCTTTGCCGGCGGCGTGCGCAATCCCATCGGCGACTACTGGGTGGTGCGCCGCATGGACGCTCACGCGTGGGCCGAAGTGTGGCTGGCGGGGCGCGGCTGGGTTCGCGTGGACCCCACCGCTGCGGTGGCACCAGAGCGCATCTACGACACCCTCGACGATCGCCTGGGCGCCAATCCGGGCGGCGTGCAGGGGGCGTGGCTGCAGACCGGACAAGCCCTGGACTGGCTGCGGCGTGGCTGGAACGACCTGGTGCTGTCCTTCGATGCCAACCGCCAGCAGCATCTGCTGCGCACCTTCGGCATGCCGGACCTGAAGCCGGGGCAACTGATCATCGGCTTCGTGGTCATCGCGTTGCTTGCCGTCGGTGCCATGGCGTGGGTGCTGGCACGCGGCGAACGCGAGCGCGACCCCCTTCTGCGCGCGTGGCATCGCCTTGGGCGGCGGTACGCGCGGCGCGGTCTGGGACGCGAACCGGCCGAGCCTGCCATGGACTGGGCACGCCGCGTTCACGCCCAACGGAGCGACCCTGCATTGCTGGCGCTCAGCCAGCGTTTCGTCGACGCGCGCTACGCTGGCACTCACGTCGACCACGCCTCATTATTGGTCGACCTGCGCAGGCATCGTCCGACTTCCGGAGCCACACCATGA
- the rpmF gene encoding 50S ribosomal protein L32 — MAVQKSRVTPSRRGMRRAHDALSAKQLSTDPTTGEVHLRHHITADGFYRGKKVIQTKTSSVEED; from the coding sequence ATGGCTGTGCAGAAATCCCGTGTTACCCCGTCCCGCCGCGGCATGCGCCGTGCGCATGACGCCCTGAGCGCAAAGCAGCTGTCGACCGACCCGACCACGGGCGAAGTGCATCTGCGTCACCACATCACTGCCGATGGTTTCTACCGCGGCAAGAAGGTCATCCAGACCAAGACTTCTTCCGTCGAAGAAGATTGA
- a CDS encoding MoxR family ATPase: MLTDELLQALHAAQEQVNSLVLGKAHEVRLAFVALLSGGHLLIEDLPGLGKTTLAHALASSLGLGFQRVQFTSDLLPADVLGVSILDPGSREFAFHPGPVFTHVLLADEINRAPPRTQSALLEAMAEQQVTLDGQTHALPDPFFVIATQNPVDLSGTFPLPDSQLDRFLLRLAMGYPNVDAERELLRGVDRRDLIARATPKLDDNQVRQLRDAVLQVHVSDALVDYVQALLTRSRQHAGVRVGLSPRAGLALLRAAKAHALLLGRAHVVPEDVQTLFIGVAGHRLVGEAESSAGPALARAILQTVPVD; the protein is encoded by the coding sequence ATGCTAACCGATGAACTGCTTCAGGCCCTGCATGCTGCGCAAGAGCAGGTCAATTCACTGGTGCTGGGCAAGGCCCATGAGGTGCGGCTGGCCTTCGTGGCGCTGCTGTCCGGCGGGCACCTGCTGATCGAGGACCTGCCCGGCCTGGGCAAGACCACCCTCGCCCACGCGCTGGCATCCAGCCTGGGGCTCGGCTTCCAGCGCGTGCAGTTCACTTCCGACCTGCTGCCTGCCGATGTGCTGGGCGTGTCGATCCTCGATCCCGGAAGCCGCGAGTTCGCCTTTCATCCCGGGCCGGTGTTCACCCACGTGCTGCTGGCCGATGAAATCAACCGCGCCCCGCCCCGTACGCAGAGCGCCCTGCTGGAAGCGATGGCCGAGCAGCAGGTGACGCTGGACGGGCAGACCCATGCCCTGCCGGACCCGTTCTTCGTGATCGCCACGCAGAACCCGGTGGACCTCTCGGGCACCTTCCCGCTGCCGGATTCGCAGCTGGACCGTTTCCTGCTGCGGCTGGCGATGGGCTATCCGAACGTGGATGCCGAACGTGAGCTGTTGCGTGGCGTGGACCGCCGCGATTTGATCGCGCGCGCCACCCCGAAGCTGGACGACAACCAGGTACGGCAGTTGCGCGATGCCGTGCTGCAGGTACACGTCAGCGATGCGCTGGTGGACTACGTGCAGGCCCTGCTGACCCGCAGCCGCCAGCATGCCGGCGTGCGCGTGGGCCTGTCGCCGCGTGCCGGGCTGGCCCTGTTGCGCGCGGCCAAGGCCCATGCCTTGCTGCTGGGACGTGCGCACGTGGTGCCCGAAGATGTGCAGACGCTGTTCATTGGGGTCGCCGGCCATCGCCTGGTGGGCGAGGCGGAATCCTCCGCCGGTCCTGCGCTCGCACGCGCCATCCTGCAGACGGTGCCGGTGGATTGA
- a CDS encoding DUF58 domain-containing protein encodes MNAPAPSRRQRLLALAQPRQTETLPQRLHRRRIYVLPTRFGLFVAALLLAMLLGALNYNNNPALLLALLLSGAAVASTISAHLALSGVSLDAVAAEPVPAGHPLRLRLALSQREQRNRPGLQLDHGDARSWVTLPASGRVEATLDLPTERRGWLDLERIRLSTTQPLGLVRAWAWFWPDQPLLVYPHAETQGPGLPEQGSDPLHSRMDAAGEELHQLRPYRAGDPRRSISWKHSARRDTLLVREYEKPVGIDAVLDWRHLQGLGTEQRVARLARWVDLAERQGRRYTLKLPGQPPLGPAQGAPHHHLCLRALALLPHD; translated from the coding sequence TTGAACGCGCCTGCGCCTTCGCGTCGGCAGCGTCTGCTGGCGCTTGCCCAGCCGCGTCAAACTGAAACCCTGCCACAGCGGCTGCATCGGCGGCGCATCTACGTGCTGCCCACGCGGTTCGGGCTGTTCGTCGCGGCGCTGCTGTTGGCGATGCTGCTGGGGGCGCTGAACTACAACAACAATCCCGCATTGCTGCTGGCCCTGCTGTTGTCTGGCGCGGCAGTAGCCAGCACGATCAGCGCCCACCTTGCGCTCTCCGGGGTAAGCCTGGATGCGGTGGCCGCCGAGCCGGTGCCCGCCGGTCATCCCCTGCGGCTGCGGCTGGCCTTGTCGCAGCGCGAACAGCGCAACCGCCCTGGCCTGCAGCTGGATCATGGTGATGCCCGCAGCTGGGTGACGCTGCCGGCCAGCGGCCGCGTGGAAGCCACGCTCGACCTGCCTACCGAACGGCGCGGTTGGCTGGACCTGGAGCGCATCCGCCTGTCCACCACGCAGCCGCTCGGCCTGGTACGCGCATGGGCATGGTTCTGGCCGGACCAGCCATTGCTGGTGTATCCACACGCGGAAACGCAGGGACCGGGACTACCCGAACAGGGCAGCGACCCGCTGCACAGCCGCATGGACGCCGCCGGCGAAGAGCTGCATCAGCTGCGTCCGTATCGCGCAGGGGATCCTCGCCGCAGCATTTCCTGGAAGCATTCCGCGCGCCGCGACACGCTGCTGGTGCGCGAGTACGAAAAACCGGTAGGGATCGATGCCGTACTGGACTGGCGCCACCTGCAGGGACTGGGTACAGAACAACGTGTTGCCCGTCTGGCGCGCTGGGTCGACCTGGCCGAACGCCAGGGACGGCGCTACACCTTGAAGCTGCCGGGGCAGCCGCCGCTGGGTCCGGCCCAGGGCGCGCCCCATCATCACCTCTGCCTGCGCGCGCTGGCGCTGCTGCCTCATGACTGA
- a CDS encoding histidine triad nucleotide-binding protein: MSNETLFSKIIRREIPATIVYEDEEVLGFNDIAPQAPVHVLFIPKQHIIPTLDDLQPEQAHLIGKLALAAASYARDQGLAQDGYRIVMNCRENAGQTVFHIHLHLLAGAPLGHFGAPGK; encoded by the coding sequence ATGAGCAACGAAACGCTTTTCAGCAAGATCATCCGCCGGGAAATCCCTGCCACCATCGTCTATGAAGACGAGGAGGTCCTGGGCTTCAACGACATCGCCCCGCAGGCGCCGGTGCATGTGCTCTTCATTCCCAAGCAGCACATCATCCCCACCCTGGATGACCTTCAGCCCGAGCAGGCCCACCTGATCGGCAAGCTGGCGTTGGCGGCCGCCTCGTATGCGCGTGACCAGGGGCTGGCACAGGATGGCTACCGTATCGTCATGAACTGCCGCGAGAATGCGGGCCAGACCGTCTTCCACATCCACCTGCACCTGCTGGCCGGTGCGCCGCTGGGTCACTTCGGCGCGCCGGGCAAGTAA
- a CDS encoding Maf family nucleotide pyrophosphatase, with protein sequence MSTLLLASTSPYRRALLQRLALPFDCVRPDVDESPLAGEPPRALAVRLAAAKAAEVAKRYPGAWAIGSDQVADLDGQPLGKPGSVPAAQAQLAAMSGKMVHFHTAICLMRDTEQLHAVDTTSVRFRDLQAAEIARYVDAEQPLDCAGSFKCEGLGIALFDAIDNRDPTALVGLPLIALCGLLRQAGFAVP encoded by the coding sequence ATGAGCACCCTGCTGCTGGCCTCTACGTCCCCCTACCGCCGCGCGCTGCTGCAACGGCTGGCCCTGCCCTTCGACTGCGTACGGCCCGATGTGGATGAATCGCCGCTGGCTGGCGAGCCACCGCGTGCGCTGGCGGTGCGGCTGGCGGCAGCCAAGGCAGCGGAGGTCGCCAAGCGGTACCCGGGCGCCTGGGCGATCGGATCGGACCAAGTCGCCGATCTGGACGGCCAGCCATTGGGCAAGCCCGGCAGTGTGCCGGCCGCGCAGGCGCAGTTGGCGGCCATGTCCGGCAAGATGGTGCACTTCCACACCGCGATCTGCCTGATGCGTGATACGGAGCAATTGCACGCAGTGGACACCACCAGCGTGCGCTTCCGCGATCTGCAGGCGGCGGAGATCGCGCGCTACGTGGACGCCGAACAGCCGCTCGACTGCGCCGGCAGTTTCAAATGCGAGGGCCTGGGGATTGCCCTGTTCGACGCGATCGATAACCGCGATCCCACCGCGTTGGTCGGGCTGCCGCTGATCGCACTATGCGGGCTGCTGCGGCAGGCCGGCTTCGCCGTTCCCTGA
- a CDS encoding YbaB/EbfC family nucleoid-associated protein, whose protein sequence is MRGNIAQMMQQAQKMQENLQKAQEEIAKLEVTGVAGGGMVSVTLTGAKECRKVRIDPSLLGDQEMLEDLVAAAFNDASNKVDAESKTRMGSATAGMQLPPGMKLPF, encoded by the coding sequence ATGCGCGGCAATATCGCCCAGATGATGCAGCAGGCCCAGAAGATGCAGGAGAACCTGCAGAAGGCCCAGGAAGAAATCGCCAAGCTTGAAGTCACCGGTGTTGCCGGTGGCGGCATGGTCAGCGTCACCCTGACCGGTGCCAAGGAGTGCCGCAAGGTGCGTATCGATCCGTCGCTGCTGGGCGACCAGGAAATGCTGGAAGACCTGGTGGCGGCTGCGTTCAACGACGCCTCCAACAAGGTCGATGCGGAGTCCAAGACGCGCATGGGTTCGGCCACCGCCGGCATGCAGTTGCCGCCGGGCATGAAGCTGCCGTTCTGA
- a CDS encoding YceD family protein — protein MSANVPETLDAWRMVAARRRFDGQVDLAQFTRLQGLVADAEGQCTFALEFSHDDILRVSYVELTIDTELPLICQRSLQRFLLPVKLVQKIGLIREEDEESSLPEDFEALLVPVDGQLAPLELVEDELVLAVPVVALSPDGEAVEREWAPTKEETDKVNPFAALASLKKKDP, from the coding sequence ATGTCCGCGAACGTGCCCGAAACGCTGGATGCTTGGCGGATGGTCGCAGCGCGAAGGCGCTTCGACGGCCAAGTCGATCTGGCTCAATTCACCCGCCTGCAAGGCCTCGTTGCCGATGCGGAAGGTCAGTGCACGTTTGCGCTGGAATTCTCGCACGACGACATCCTGCGGGTATCCTATGTGGAATTGACCATCGATACCGAGCTGCCGCTGATCTGTCAGCGCAGCCTGCAGCGTTTCCTGCTGCCGGTGAAGCTGGTGCAGAAGATCGGCCTGATCCGCGAGGAAGACGAGGAATCGTCGCTTCCGGAAGACTTCGAGGCTTTGCTGGTGCCGGTAGATGGCCAGTTGGCACCGTTGGAGCTGGTCGAGGACGAGTTGGTGTTGGCGGTTCCGGTCGTAGCCCTCTCGCCCGATGGCGAAGCAGTCGAGCGCGAATGGGCACCGACGAAGGAAGAAACGGACAAGGTCAACCCGTTCGCGGCGCTGGCCTCTCTGAAGAAAAAAGATCCGTGA
- a CDS encoding glycosyltransferase family 39 protein yields MQGEQRARTIFLWLWTLITAVKLVVAARLPLFVDEAFYWQEGQHLAAAYSDLPGLTAWLARVGVEIGGHHVLALRLPFLAIGAWLPWAVSRIATRWFGNVAGWQAGSLTLLMPLSATLGMLAVPDVPMAMAAVLCLGAGARLLRQVDAAAAVRLALGLLIGALSHYRFIGVIAVGFVALLLMPQGRRMLRDPRIWVALAVGVLAWLPLLAWNADNHEAGLKFQVVDRHPWDFQWSGLWFLLIQPMLVTPLLCIAMWKVAVAGTRAGDGARAQWRYFGLVGGVSTLAIFVLGFFTDVERISFHWPLPGYLALLVAVPVVLNGWPRWLRRTAWWTAGVGLALAFSYYLMVSSPALREQLAGYKYYPRNFAGWEPLAAAVRDELKQMPPETRVLAGNFKVGAELGFQLGNAEIEVLPHPLNDKHGRSVQLGLWGLLHEGRRDGPRLLVLSPSDQRYRELLDRYHAICTQVGPLPPPRVVSNDHGFQRFLLFRLPPQRDERPCVTPAMAWFDTPSSGDRVDAQMPVKGWAFKDGVGLSRVEVLVDGRYVTDAVYGRTFDIRPAWPQSTDPQHPQVGFDARIDTTTLAPGRHWLGLRLHGHDGSVETWQEQPFVVPAR; encoded by the coding sequence ATGCAGGGCGAACAACGCGCACGCACGATATTTCTGTGGTTATGGACGCTGATCACGGCTGTGAAGCTGGTCGTGGCGGCGCGTCTGCCGTTGTTCGTGGACGAAGCGTTTTATTGGCAGGAAGGTCAGCATCTGGCCGCTGCGTATTCCGATCTGCCCGGGCTCACCGCATGGTTGGCGCGGGTGGGCGTGGAGATCGGTGGCCATCACGTGCTCGCGCTGCGGCTGCCGTTCCTGGCCATCGGCGCCTGGCTGCCGTGGGCGGTCTCGCGCATTGCCACGCGCTGGTTCGGCAATGTAGCCGGCTGGCAGGCAGGCAGCCTGACGCTGCTGATGCCGCTGTCGGCCACGCTGGGCATGCTGGCGGTGCCGGACGTGCCCATGGCGATGGCGGCGGTGTTGTGCCTGGGTGCCGGTGCGCGCCTGCTGCGCCAGGTTGACGCCGCCGCGGCGGTACGTCTGGCGCTCGGCCTGCTGATCGGCGCATTGAGTCATTACCGTTTCATCGGCGTGATCGCGGTGGGCTTCGTTGCGCTGTTGTTGATGCCGCAGGGCCGCCGCATGCTGCGCGATCCGCGCATCTGGGTGGCATTGGCGGTAGGTGTGCTCGCATGGCTGCCGTTGCTGGCGTGGAATGCAGACAACCACGAGGCTGGCCTGAAATTCCAGGTGGTGGATCGCCATCCTTGGGATTTCCAGTGGTCGGGGCTGTGGTTCCTGTTGATCCAGCCCATGCTGGTCACCCCGTTGCTGTGCATCGCGATGTGGAAAGTGGCCGTGGCCGGCACCCGCGCAGGCGACGGCGCGCGCGCGCAGTGGCGCTATTTCGGCCTGGTGGGCGGGGTGTCCACGCTGGCGATCTTCGTGCTGGGCTTCTTCACCGACGTGGAGCGCATCAGCTTCCACTGGCCGCTGCCGGGGTACCTGGCGCTGCTGGTGGCCGTGCCGGTCGTACTCAACGGTTGGCCGCGCTGGCTGCGCCGTACCGCCTGGTGGACCGCAGGCGTCGGTCTGGCATTGGCCTTCAGTTACTACCTGATGGTGTCCTCACCGGCGCTGCGCGAGCAGCTTGCCGGTTACAAGTATTACCCGCGCAACTTCGCCGGCTGGGAGCCGCTGGCCGCGGCAGTGCGCGATGAACTGAAACAGATGCCGCCGGAAACCAGGGTGCTGGCCGGTAACTTCAAGGTCGGCGCGGAACTGGGCTTCCAGCTGGGCAATGCGGAGATCGAGGTGCTGCCGCACCCGTTGAACGACAAGCACGGCCGGAGTGTGCAGCTGGGACTGTGGGGCCTGTTGCATGAGGGTCGGCGCGATGGCCCGCGCTTGCTGGTGCTGTCGCCCAGCGACCAGCGTTACCGCGAACTGTTGGACCGCTACCACGCCATCTGCACGCAGGTCGGCCCCTTGCCGCCGCCTCGCGTGGTCAGCAACGATCACGGTTTCCAGCGTTTCCTGCTGTTCCGCTTGCCGCCGCAGCGCGACGAGCGGCCGTGCGTGACCCCGGCGATGGCGTGGTTCGATACGCCGTCCTCGGGCGACCGCGTGGATGCCCAGATGCCGGTGAAGGGATGGGCATTCAAGGACGGGGTGGGGCTGTCGCGCGTGGAAGTGCTGGTGGACGGCCGCTACGTCACGGACGCGGTGTACGGGCGCACGTTCGATATCCGCCCGGCCTGGCCGCAGTCGACCGATCCGCAGCATCCGCAGGTGGGCTTCGACGCGCGCATCGACACCACCACGCTTGCACCCGGCCGGCATTGGCTGGGCCTGCGGCTGCACGGTCACGACGGCAGCGTGGAGACATGGCAGGAACAGCCGTTCGTGGTGCCTGCGCGGTAG
- the recR gene encoding recombination mediator RecR, with protein MTAPLLEQLIDALRVLPGVGQKTAQRMAYHLLEREREGGEKLSAILAQAMERIGHCAQCRDFSETELCATCANGSRDRGQLCVVESPADRLAIETATGFRGVYYVLQGRLSPLDGIGPRELGLEQLDQRLAQGEIGEMIIATSATVEGEATAHYLAQLARARTVRPSRLAQGLPLGGELEFVDRGTLSHAFGTRSEVRE; from the coding sequence ATGACCGCCCCCCTGCTTGAACAGTTGATCGATGCACTGCGTGTGCTGCCGGGCGTGGGCCAGAAGACGGCCCAGCGCATGGCGTACCACCTGCTGGAGCGTGAGCGCGAGGGCGGCGAGAAGCTGTCGGCGATCCTGGCCCAGGCGATGGAGCGCATCGGCCACTGTGCGCAGTGCCGGGACTTCAGCGAAACCGAACTGTGCGCGACCTGCGCCAACGGCAGCCGCGATCGCGGCCAGTTGTGCGTGGTGGAGTCACCTGCCGATCGCCTGGCCATCGAGACCGCAACCGGTTTCCGTGGCGTGTACTACGTGCTGCAGGGGCGCTTGTCGCCGCTTGATGGCATCGGCCCGCGCGAGCTGGGGCTGGAGCAGTTGGACCAGCGCCTGGCGCAGGGCGAAATCGGCGAGATGATCATCGCCACCAGTGCCACCGTGGAAGGCGAAGCGACCGCGCATTATCTCGCGCAGTTGGCGCGTGCACGCACCGTGCGGCCCAGCCGCTTGGCGCAGGGCCTGCCCCTGGGCGGTGAGCTGGAGTTCGTCGATCGCGGCACGTTGTCGCATGCGTTCGGTACGCGCAGTGAAGTGCGGGAATAA
- a CDS encoding Slp family lipoprotein has translation MNLKLLLPLAASLVLAACATAPKPLQGQFNPVTPRDSVSTQQVGAPVRWGGRIIETMPVQGQTCFQIISRPLTASGRPTSTSTDASDGRFVACRAGFYDPAVFEEGRDVTFIGRVDGFESVKIGEYDYRLPKLAADVIYLWPVQRQVDVVPYPYGPWGPGPAWGPWGYGRYGWW, from the coding sequence ATGAACCTGAAACTTCTGCTTCCCTTGGCGGCTTCGCTTGTACTGGCCGCCTGCGCAACGGCGCCCAAGCCGCTGCAGGGCCAGTTCAACCCCGTCACGCCCCGTGACTCGGTATCGACCCAGCAGGTCGGTGCGCCGGTGCGCTGGGGTGGCCGCATCATCGAGACCATGCCGGTGCAGGGCCAGACCTGCTTCCAGATCATCTCGCGCCCGCTGACCGCCAGTGGCCGCCCGACCTCCACCTCGACCGACGCCAGCGATGGCCGGTTCGTGGCCTGTCGCGCCGGCTTCTACGATCCGGCCGTGTTCGAAGAGGGCCGCGATGTGACCTTCATCGGCCGCGTGGACGGCTTCGAGAGCGTCAAGATCGGAGAGTACGACTACCGCCTGCCCAAACTCGCCGCCGACGTGATCTATCTGTGGCCGGTGCAGCGTCAGGTGGACGTGGTGCCCTACCCGTATGGCCCGTGGGGTCCGGGTCCGGCATGGGGCCCGTGGGGCTATGGCCGTTACGGCTGGTGGTAA